gagggggtggggggcacaGGGAGATGCTTGCATGTTTGTGACCCCCACTGGGGGGGCAGGGATCGACCCTTGCCAGTCAGTACAAAAAGGTcttttatttgggggggggtcCCACACCAGTCCCCCCCAGCTGTGGGTCTCAGCACCTACcatgctctctgtgtgtgttccccccccccccagccaggctcccCCGTGGCTACCTCAGCCTCGCCTGCCCCACAAGTGCGGAGCTGCTGGGAGACCCCCCCCAAAAGAGTGGCACAGACATATCAGAGACCCTCGACCCCAGTGAGGGTCCTGAAGGCCCCCAGACCCCCAACAAAGCCTGGATCAGACCAAAGTTGGGGGTCTCACTGCCCCCCAGGGGTTTTGGCAGCTCTGGAGAGGGATCCCAGCAGCCTTGAGACCCACCCCCAAGTGCAGGTCCCAGGGAgtctccaacccccccccagatGCTGCCCCAGGAGCACCCAAACGTGGGTCCCAGCAGCCTCCACCCCCCAGGAGGGGTCTCGAGGGCCTCGATCCCTCCACTCGGGGGTCCCAGGGGTTCCGAGCCCCCCAGCCGGAgaccctgccccctcctcactcctgcAGCGCCGCCGCCAGCGCCTCCCTgatcctcctggctgctgcttctgcctctcccctgccttcctcctcctcctccgcctcctcctcctcgtcctccCCGCCCAGGCCGGGCGGCGGCGCCAGCCAAGCGGCCGGGCAGGGGTCGCCGCGGGCCTGGCAGACgttgtgcagcaggcagcaggcggccagcagcgtgggcaggaAGCTCAGGTCTGTGTcgttcctcttctgcaggcaccgCCAGCGGCCCCGCAGCCTgcccagcgccgccgccgcctccgcctCGGCCCGGGCGGCTCCGGCGTTGAAGCGCCGCCGGCCCCCGGCGCCCCCCCCGGCCCCGGTCCGCTTGGTCACCTCGGAGCCGCCATAAGGGCGAAGCAGCCACGGCAGGAGGGGGTCGCTGGGGCGCCCCAGCAAGAAGGGCGGCACCGAGACCTCCCCGAAGCGGGCGGGGGGAGCGGGGCAGAGCCCCCCGCGTTGGGCTCGCTGGTACAGAGCCGAGCGGCGGAGACCCTGCCCGGGGGGGTTGACTTCGATGTTCCAGAAGCACCCCCGGCAGTCGACGGCCGCCTGCAGGACCACGACGTGCCAGCCGCGCCCGGTGCTGTAGCTGGGGGCGTTGTCCGGGGGGGCCCGGATGGGCACCCGCAGCCTCGTTAGGACCCCCGCCAGCTGCGGGAGGGCGAAGCCGTGGGCGCGGCTCGGGGGTCGGGCGTAGAGCGGCGCCAGGATGGCGACCACCGCCTCGCAGACGTCCCGCAGGATCTTGCAGACGGTGGAGCGGGAGACGCCGAACTGCTGCTCCACCGCCCGGTACTCGGTGCAGGCGCCCAGGCGCCAGAGCGTCAGCGCCAGGCGCACCTCGGCCGGCACCGCCCGCCGCATGCTCGTGTCCCGCCGCTGGATCGCCGCCCGCAGCCTGCCGCAGAGGAAGTCGAAGGTGGACGGCGCCAGGCGGAAGTTCTCGGCCCACTCCCCGCGGCTGAACGCCTTGGCCCGGACCGTGTCCCAGAACGCGGAGCTCCGAGCCTTGCTCCACAGCCGCCGctcccggccgccgccgccgcctcctccccGCCCCGGGGCTGCCGCTGCGGGGCCCAAGCTCCGGCCCGGCGGCCCCAGGCGCGCCCAGAGCCAGAGCGCGGCGAAGCGGCGCCGGTTCCGCGCCGCGGCCAAGCGGCAGCGGATGGCTCGGGCCCGGCGAGCGGCATCCCGCAGGCGGCGGCCCCGCTGCAGCCGGAGGTAGAAGAGGACGCAGAGGGCCACGGCCCCGCGGCAcagcgggcgggcggcggcggccgccATGGCGGGGCGGCGGGAGACGGAAAGCGCGGCGGGCGCCGTCAAGCGCGGCGGGCGTGAGGGAGGGAGGGGCGTAACGAGCGGAGGGCGCAAAGTGCGTAAGAGGAGAGGAGTGCAAAGCGGGCGGGGGGCGAGAGTGCAGCGCAAAGTGCGTACGGGGGCGCAAGTTGCGTAAGAGGAAGAGAGCGTAAACTGTGTAGAGGAACAGAAATTGCGTAAAAGGGGAGCGTAAAGCGAGGGGCGCGGAGCGAAAACAGCGTAGGGGGGCGCAAAGAGCGTAAGAAGAGGGGAGCGTAAAGCAAGGGGCACGGAGCGTAAACTGCGTAGAGCAGCGCAAGTTGCGTAAGAGGAGAGAAGCGTAAAGCGGCGGGGGGCGAGAGCGCCTAAGGGGCACGCAGCGCAAAGTGCGTACAGGGGCGCAAGCTGCGTAGGAGGAAGAGCGTAAATTGTGTAGAGGGACAGAAACTGCGTGAGAGGGGAGCGTACAGCAAGGGGCGCGGAGCGAAAACAGCGGAGGGGGGCGCAAAGAGCGTAAGAGGAGGGCAACGTAAACTGCGTAGAGGGGCGCAAGTTGCGTAAGAGGAGGGGAGCATAAGCTGCGTGCGGGGAAGCAAGTTGAGCCAGAGGGTTGCGCAAACTGCGTACGAGAGTTACGCAAACTGCAGGGGACGCAAATTGCGTAAGGGGAGAGACGCGCGCAGCTCCCGCCCACGGGTGCCGCCCTCCGCCAATCAGCGGCGGCGCCGGGGGCCGCGCATGCGCGCAGCTCCCGCCCGCGGGTGCCGCCCTCCGCCAATCAGCGGCGGCGCCGGGGGTCGCGCATGCGCGCAGCCGCTCCGGCTCCGGAAGTGGCAGCGGCGCCGCCGCCATGGAGGCCCTGCGCGGGCTGCTGGTGCCGCTGCTGCTCCCCGACAGCTGCTTCGAGGAGCTCGTGCTCAGGCTCCACCTCCTGCACGGTACCGGGAAGGGGAAGTCGGCAGGGAGGGcgcgggggtgggggaggggcggGCAGAGCCGCTCTGTGGCCGGCGGAAGCCGCAGCGCAGGCCGGGCTGAGGTGGGCGCCGCCATCTTGGGGCCTGGCGGAAGTGGGGAGGGGGTCTGGGGGCTTCATGAGCTGCCCCCCGCAGTGCCCTGCCTGAAGATCCTCCTCAGCAAGGCCCTGGGCTACGCCATCGTGGCCGGATCCGTCTTGGGTGAGCGGCTTGGGAGGGCTGGGGGCGGGGATGGGAGGGCTGAGGGGTCCGTGGGGCTCTGGGGGGATCGGAGGGGTCTGAAGGGCAGTCTTGGGGGGCCGGGGGGGTCTGAGGGGCGGtttggaggggctggaggaggctgaggggcagttggggggggctgggggcggtCTGAGGGGCAGtttggggggcgggggggtcTGAGGGTGCTTCGGGAGGCGTTTATGGGTCTGGGGGCTTCAGGGGGGATTTATGGGAGGGGTTTTGGGGGTTGGGTCACTCGGGGGGGGCTCATTTGGGCTGGGGAAGGTGTCCGGGGGGGTCTGTGGGGGCGCCTTTGGGTCTGGGGGCTCACTCCGACCCCCCCAGTGAAGCTGCCGCAGCTGCTGAAGGTGTGGGGGGCCCGGAGCGGGGCTGGGCTCAGCCTCCCCtcgctggggctggagctgctggccctgggggGCTCTGTCAGCTACGGCTGGGCCAGAGGCTTCCCCTTCAGGTGAGGGGGCCGGGGGGGCCTTGACTGGGGAGGGGGCGCTGGGTGGGGCTTTTATTGGGGAGGGGGCGCTTGGGGGGGTTCTTTGTTGGGGAGGGGGCGCTGGGGAGGGTCTTTTGTTGGGGAGGGGCCACTTGAGAGGGGTCCTTTATTGGGGAGGGGGACACTTGGGGGGGTCCTTTATTAGGGAGGGGGCCACTTGGGGGGGTCCTTTATTGGGGAGGGGACCACTTGGGGGGCGGGGGGTCCTGATGCCTGGATCCAAACTGGAGGGGTATGAACTTGAGGGGGAGTCAGCTGGGGGTCAGTTAGGGGCTGCAGGGGGTCGATTTGTGGGCAGGGTCCCACGGGTGCCCCCCCCCCATTACTGAAAGCCTTTTCCCCCTGgctctgcagtgcctggggggaggctctgttcctgctgctgcagaccctcaccctcctcttcctcatccaCCACTTTGGGGGCCACACTGGGCAAGGTGAGACCTTGGAGGGGGCTTTTTTGGGGGAGGTCCCCCTGAGCCCACCACCCCTCTGAAGTGCTGTTTctctccctgcagggctgctgctggtgagtgcCTATGGGGGGGTTCTGGGGGCTCTGTTGTCCCCCCTGACCCCCCTGCAGGTGcccacagtgctgcaggcagcaaacctgcccctggtggtgctgagcagggTGAGGGGGAGGGCCGTGGGTTGGGGGTCCCGAGGGGGGGAAGGCTGTGGGAGGGGTTGGGCCACGGTGGGAGCTGTGAGTGGTGGGGAGGGGTCCCTGGGTGGCTGCAGGGGATCCAGAGGggtctctgtggctctgtcagGGGTCTGTGGGTGGCTGTAAGAGGGTCCCTGGGGGTCCCTAAGGGCTCACTGGGGGGTCCCTGGGGGTCCCGAGGGCTCCATAGGGGTCTCTGGGTGGCTGTAAAGGGTCTCTGAGGGTCCCTGggtggctggggagggtcccTGGGGTCCCTGGGTGGCTGGGAGGGTccttggagggtccctgggGAGGGTCCCAGGGGATTTGTAGGGGTCCCTGggtggctggggagggtcccTGGGGATCTGTAGGGGTCCGTGGGTGGCTGGGAGGGTCCTTGAGGCGTCCCTGGGGGGGTCCCGGGGgtctccccagcccctcagaggctcctcctgcccccgcagctgctgcaggctgtggccaACCACAGGCAGGGCCACACAGGGCAGCTCTCGGGAGTcaccacagggctgctgctcggGGGGGCCCTGGCCAGGGTCttcacctccctgcaggtgaggaACCCCCCCGGACCCTCCCCAGGCCCCTCGCCCCCTCCCCACAGACCTTCTCAGAGTCTCCCACCCCAaacccctcttcccccccacctaAATCCCATTCCCACCCCCCCAGACCACCTCAGGCCCCCCCAGACCCCCTTTTCTTCACTCAAACCCTCTCTGTCCCCCCCCACTCTCAACCCCTCCCAGATTCCCCTCTCCTATTTTCCCTCCCCACAGACCCCCTCAgaatctccccccccccccaaacctctccttttccccctgccAGACCACCTCAGcttgccccccccagccccttttcttCCCGACCCTTTCTATGCCCCCCCAGaccccctcctcttttttcttctccacagACCCCCTCAGACTCTCCCCCAGACCCCTTTTCCTCTGCCCCCAGACCCCTtttcctctgcccccagccccccttCTCCTTTGTGCCCCCCCAGGAGACAGGGGACCTTCTGCTGGCCCTGACCTTCgccacctctgctgcctgcaatgctctgctgctggctcagctgctcTACTACGGGGGGGGGCCCAAAGGCCCCAGCCCACGCCCCAAGGCAGACTGAGGGGACCCCTCCCCagatggctgcagggagcctCCCCCCTCTCAATTCAGGGACTGCAAAGACCCTCCCCAGACACAGTTAGGGTCAGGcctcttccccccaccctgcaAAATGCCCCCTGGGTCACcaccccccccctgcccccaactCCTTCGGGATCCCTCTGAAGGttcccacccccccagccccccccccccatactgGACCAAGGGTCAGGAGGAGCCACGATATGGGGACCCCACTGGAGCCCCTCCAATAAAGGCCTCAACTGACCCCTCCCATTTCTCTGCAtggggtggggctgggagggactgggagggcagtgggagggTCTGGGCGGGACTGAGAGGGtctgggtggggctgggtgggtctgggaggcactgggatggactgggagggcactgggaggggctgggcggagctgggaggggctgggagggcactgggatggactgggagggcactgggaggggctgggtgggtctgggaggggctgggagggcactgggcgGGGCTGAGGCATCGCTCCGCCCCTGGGTGCGCATGCGTAGCACCGCCCCCCTCGTGCGCTTTGGCCCCGCCCATGTACGGCGGCCGCAGAGGCTCAGCACGAACCCAagatggcggcggcggcagccggGGGCTCGTCCTCGGCGGCAGGGAGCAACGGGGCCGGCGGCATGGAGGTGGACGTGGCAGGTACCAACCGGGACCGctccggggctgggctggggctggagcgggACCGGGACGGctccggggctgggctggggctggagcgggACCGGGACCGctccggggctgggctggggctggagcgggACCGGGACCGctccggggctgggctggggctggagcgggACCGctccggggctgggctggggctggagcgggACGGctccggggctgggctggggctggaccgggaccgggaccgctccggggctgggctgtgcccggACCGGGGCCGCTCCGGGTCTGCCCCCGTGCTGACCGCCGCCGCTCCCCCCGCGCAGCGGCGCCGTCGGTGATGGCAGGCGGCGTGACCGGGTCGGTGTCCGTCGCTCTTCATCCCTTGGTCATCCTCAACATCTCCGACCACTGGATCCGGCTGCGCTCGCAGGAGGGGCGCCCGGCGCAGGGTACCGCGGGGACCCCTCCCCACCCGAGACCACCCCCCCGGACCCCTACAGCCTCACACCAACCCCTGCGGGGATGCTCCGGACCCACAGGGACCCCCCAGGAACCCCTCCCAGACCCACAGAGACCCCAAAGGGACCCCCCCAGGGATCCCTCCCTGACCCCCAGAGACCCCACAGGGACGTCCcagagccccagggctgccGTAGGGAGGGGCACGAAGGTGCAGGGCGGGGTGGGTGTGGCTCGGCAGTGCCACGCCCGCCCCGCCCACTCTCGCCCCGCCCCCCGCAGTGATCGGGGCCCTGATTGGGCGGCAGGAGGGGCGGAACATCGAGGTGATGAACAGCTTCGAGCTGCTGGCGCACGCCGTGGACGGCCACGTCCTGATCGACAAGGAGTACTACTACACCAAGGAGGAGCAgtgtgaggggctgggggggccgGGGGGGCTGGCGCAGCCTGGGGACGCTCAGGAGGCAGCCTGGGGTGCAGCGGGGGGTCCTGGGGGGTCCTTGAGGAATCGTAGGTAGGTCTTAGGGGGGCCCTGGAGGGCttgggagggggctgagagcagcctgaggagggTCTGGGGGCTTAGGAGGGagcctggggggcagcagggggtCCCGGGGGGGGGTCTGAggcttgcccccccccccccctccccagtcaAGCAGGTGTTCAAGGAGCTGGAGTTCCTGGGCTGGTACACAACTGGGGGGCCCCCAGAGCCCCCCGACATCCAGGTGCACAAACAGGTGAgggggtggggctgggaggggctgggtggggccgagagaggctggcagggagtgggatgggGCTAAGAGGGGGAGGGTagggtgtgggggggcaggggtggggcagggaggggcccagaggaggttttgtgtccctgcagctgctgcgtgGGGGCTGTGGGGGAGGGGATTTGATCTCGGGGGGGGGAATCTGGGGGCTCTGGTGGGGCTCTGGGTCCAGGGAGCTTTGGGGATGCTCCTTGGGCCTGGGGGGGGTCtctttgggtttgggggttgcTGTTTGCATCCGGGgagcctctggggctgctctttgaGTCTGGGGGGGTCCGTTTGGCTCTGGGAGGGCTCGGGGGGGGTTCTGTTCGAGTCTGGGGGTCATGGGGGGAGGCCCAGGTGAGCTCTGTGCCCCCCCAGGTGTGTGAGATCATCGAGAGTCCTCTCTTCCTCAAGCTCAACCCCATGACCAAGCACACAGATGTGagtgggggggacacacaccccCTTGGGACCCTTCCccgacccctccccagcttagaTCTTGGCTTTTGGGAGGGGGGGTCTggacctcccctccccccacaaaGCCTCATTTTGtgcccccctcttcccccctccagctgcctgtcAGTGTCTTTGAGTCTGTGATTGACATCATCAATGGGGAGGtgaggggggagcaggggaggtcGTGGGGGGGTAGAAATGAGGCTGGGGATGTCCAGTGGGGGGGGCTCTTAGGAAGGTATCTGGGGGTCCAAGGAGCCTGTTTGTGTCCAGGGGGGGACaatgcaggggctgggggggggctgtgtgGGTCAGTGTGGGTCTGGGGTCTCCCGTGGGGGGTCCCTgagccctgccccccccccccccaggccacGCTTCTGTTCACGGAGCTGCCTTACACTCGTGGGGGGTCTGTGTGGGTCTGGGGTCTCTGGGGGGGCTCTGTGTGGGTCTGGGGTCTCCCGTGGAGGGTCCCTAAGCCCTGCCCCCCCGCCCCAGGCCACGCTGCTGTTCGCGGAGCTGCCTTACACTCGTGGGGGGTCTGTGTGGGTCTGGGGACTCTGGGGTGGCTCTGTGTGGGTCTGGGGTCTCCCGTGGGGGGTCTCtgagccctccccccccccaggccaCGCTGCTGTTCGCGGAGCTGCCTTACACCTTGGCCACGGAGGAGGCAGAGCGCATTGGGGTGGATCACGTGGCCAGGATGACCGCCacgggggggggagagagctccaCGGGTAGGGCACGGGGGAGTGGGCATGGGGAGGGTGGAAGGGATGTGGGCATGGGGGGCACttgggaggggcagagggagagtggagggtATGGGCATGAGGGGCACAGggtggggcagggggagagtggagggTATGGGCatggggggcactgggagggggcagggggagagtggagggTATGGGCatggggggcactgggagggggcagggggagagcgGAGGGTATGGGCATGAGGGGCACAGGGGATAGCTCCACTGGTGTGGGCACGGGGGGGGCACTGGGACAGAGCAGGacaggagcagggtgggaggGACACtcggaggggtggggggcagcaggggtgcaggcagtgcccaggcagtgccctggcagcttctgcccatggagctgctgctgcccctgggctgcctctcgccctgctgtgcccctgccctgacCCCCTGCCCTGCCGGTGCCAGTGGCCGAGCACCTCCTGGCCCAGCACTCTGCCATCAAGATGCTGCACAGCAGAGTGAGGCTGATCCTGGAATACGTCAGAGCCGCgcaggcaggtgggggctgggcacaagctgccccaggctgtCCCCGTGGTGCCCCCCGAGCCCCCTGCCCACCCGTGCCCGCTGTACCCGCAGGGGAAGTGCCCTTCAACCACGAGATCCTGCGGGAggcctctgccctctgccactgcctgcccGTGCTGAGCACTGACAAGTTCAAGACAGACTTCTATGATGTGAGTGGCCGCGGGGGGGTCCCCAAAACCCGGGGTGGGGGGCggcattgcccagggagggtccccagagcctggcaagggGCTCCCAGAACCCTGTGTTGGCAACACCCTGGGACCAGCACCGAGGCGACTGCCGGCTCGGGGAGCGGTTTGGTGTGAGGAGTTCTGGGGGGGTCCAGGCCGCTTTGGGGGTCCCCTCCTGACCCCGAGGCCGTGCCCGTGCCCCCCCCCAGCAATGCAACGACGTGGGACTGATGGCTTACCTGGGCACCATCACCAAGGCCTGCAACACCATGAACCAGTTCGTCAACAAGTTCAACGTCCTCTACGACCGCCAGGGGCTGGGGCGCCGCATGCGGGGGCTCTTCTTCTAGGGGGGGTCTGCTTCTaggggctgagggggctgcaggggggctcTGCTCctaggggagggggctggggggctcTTCTTCTAGGGGAGGGGGCTAGGGGGGCTCTGCTTCTAGGGGAGGGGGTTACCGGGAGTGCTGCAGGGGGTCTATGCCTCCAGGGGAGgggacttggggggggggggggggagcctcTTCTTGGGGTGGGGTCTGCTTTagagggggggctggggggggtgtCCCAGCAGGAGAAACTCCCCCAGGGGCCACGGAGCTCAGCCCAGGCCTGCTCCCCCCCCCAatgccttccccttccccccgtGGCTGACCCCAataaagcagctgcaggctgagagcagagctgggagctggggggggtaaGGGAGGGGGGGTGCGGGCGGGGGGAGGAGTCCCCAAAAATCACACAAAGGTTTTtattggttaaaaggtcaacaagggaggggcagggggaggggcgAGGACCCAACAGGGCCTGGGAGAAGCTTCAGCACCAGGGGCAGGGttgggtgcccagggcaggggtgccAGGCTCAGAGGAAGGTGATGCGGCTGCGGGCAGCGTTGAGCTGCAGCACATTGAGCtcttgcagctcctgcagggcctcctccagctgtgccacagTGAAGCCTTTTGCCAGGCACCGCTGCAGGGCGTCGGCGTAGGgcacccccctgggcaccccCCCAGGTGCCCCCCCGGCCCCTGCCAGCTCCCGCAGCGCTGCAAAGATGGCATCGGCTGGGCGCTGGGCActgggggagggcagagagagagagagagagagggtcaGGGCTGCGGGGGACCACCCACACCCCCCCATCATGGGCTCTCGGTGCcaccctgggcactgcccaccCACCCTGTGGTGACTCCAGGgacccagagagcagccttaGGGGCACCTTGGCACTGCCATTCTCAGCCCACGTTGAGCCCCAGGGAGGTGAGAATGAGCCAAGGGGACCCCTGGCACTGCAACCACCCTCCTAGGGATAGAGGGACAGGGTTAGGGgtggccctggcagtgcccacccCCAGATGCCCCCCGAGGTGTCCCTCACCGGCTCTGCTGTGCCTTGTCCCCCTGCAGTGAGTCCTTGGCCATCTCCAGCAGCCTGATGGCCTCACTCACATCCTCCTTCTCCACCacctcacccagcctcagccgtgcctgtgggcacagagggcaccgTGCCACCCGT
The genomic region above belongs to Pogoniulus pusillus isolate bPogPus1 unplaced genomic scaffold, bPogPus1.pri scaffold_102_arrow_ctg1, whole genome shotgun sequence and contains:
- the MPDU1 gene encoding mannose-P-dolichol utilization defect 1 protein isoform X1, which gives rise to MEALRGLLVPLLLPDSCFEELVLRLHLLHVPCLKILLSKALGYAIVAGSVLVKLPQLLKVWGARSGAGLSLPSLGLELLALGGSVSYGWARGFPFSAWGEALFLLLQTLTLLFLIHHFGGHTGQAAAGCGQPQAGPHRAALGSHHRAAARGGPGQGLHLPAGDRGPSAGPDLRHLCCLQCSAAGSAALLRGGAQRPQPTPQGRLRGPLPRWLQGASPLSIQGLQRPSPDTVRVRPLPPTLQNAPWVTTPPLPPTPSGSL
- the MPDU1 gene encoding mannose-P-dolichol utilization defect 1 protein isoform X2, coding for MEALRGLLVPLLLPDSCFEELVLRLHLLHVPCLKILLSKALGYAIVAGSVLVKLPQLLKVWGARSGAGLSLPSLGLELLALGGSVSYGWARGFPFSAWGEALFLLLQTLTLLFLIHHFGGHTGQGLLLVSAYGGVLGALLSPLTPLQVPTVLQAANLPLVVLSRLLQAVANHRQGHTGQLSGVTTGLLLGGALARVFTSLQETGDLLLALTFATSAACNALLLAQLLYYGGGPKGPSPRPKAD
- the COPS6 gene encoding COP9 signalosome complex subunit 6: MAAAAAGGSSSAAGSNGAGGMEVDVAAAPSVMAGGVTGSVSVALHPLVILNISDHWIRLRSQEGRPAQVIGALIGRQEGRNIEVMNSFELLAHAVDGHVLIDKEYYYTKEEQFKQVFKELEFLGWYTTGGPPEPPDIQVHKQVCEIIESPLFLKLNPMTKHTDLPVSVFESVIDIINGEATLLFAELPYTLATEEAERIGVDHVARMTATGGGESSTVAEHLLAQHSAIKMLHSRVRLILEYVRAAQAGEVPFNHEILREASALCHCLPVLSTDKFKTDFYDQCNDVGLMAYLGTITKACNTMNQFVNKFNVLYDRQGLGRRMRGLFF